A region of Macrobrachium nipponense isolate FS-2020 chromosome 7, ASM1510439v2, whole genome shotgun sequence DNA encodes the following proteins:
- the LOC135217375 gene encoding uncharacterized protein LOC135217375, producing MVSEKSWLLGGKKTSSVLSPTFTASSVNQPPSEPYDDLASALTRSGQHGRSQNGLGILLTSFFLVAQVAGLGVLALPWAVAQTGWSGLAVLAGSCLVVGCSACHLGICWIILEERWPEYQRACRKPYPAMAYRTLGMPGWHFVNVMQCVTLFGVSIVTILLSGELLTYILTEYLPNLTVCCWLVVVGCVMVPLSWFGSPKEFWQASVLALVATVAAIVVVIIKIIVDSPGGEPSYTTPSASSFFLGFGTIMFSYGGSVTFPTIQNDMSDRKKFPIAVVIAFIVLQILYLPVASLGYLEFGDSVTVNILLSVRGISVKVIAVLMLINNAFTYIIIVNPLSQSLEEAVGLPSTFGWRRCVMRTGIVACGLFISLAVQNFGKVLNLIGSFSVPILTFVLPPIFYMRLCDAEENGTWRTRKITLPHRIALWSVVIIGLMAGAASTWAAMTALLAPGETSASCFNF from the exons ATGGTTTCCGAAAAGTCTTGGCTCCTCGGAGGAAAGAAAACAAGTTCTGTTTTGTCTCCGACATTCACAGCATCAAG TGTCAATCAACCTCCCTCAGAGCCCTACGATGACCTAGCCTCTGCGCTGACTCGCAGCGGTCAGCATGGTCGATCGCAAAATGGCTTAGGCATCCTCCTAACGTCCTTCTTCCTGGTAGCGCAAGTTGCTGGTCTTGGAGTCCTCGCTCTCCCGTGGGCCGTTGCACAGACTG GATGGTCAGGCTTAGCAGTGCTTGCGGGCTCCTGCCTGGTCGTGGGATGCTCTGCTTGCCATTTGGGGATATGCTGGATAATCTTGGAGGAAAGATGGCCAGAGTACCAGCGAGCGTGTCGTAAACCGTATCCGGCCATGGCTTACCGAACGCTTGGTATGCCAGGATg GCACTTTGTGAACGTGATGCAATGTGTCACCTTGTTCGGTGTATCGATTGTCACTATTCTCCTTTCTGGAGAACTGTTGACATATATCTTAACGGAATACCTGCCAAATCTCACCGTCTGTTGCTGGCTTGTGGTCGTCGGCTGTGTTATGGTGCCACTCTCCTGGTTTGGAAGTCCAAAGGAATTTTG GCAAGCATCCGTCCTTGCTCTGGTGGCAACAGTAGCAGCTATAGTCGTTGTGATCATCAAGATCATTGTGGATTCCCCAGGCGGCGAACCAAGCTACACCACTCCTTCCGCAAGCAGTTTCTTCCTGGGCTTCGGTACCATCATGTTCTCGTACGGAGGCTCGGTCACTTTCCCAACCATCCAGAACGACATGTCTGATCGAAAGAAGTTCCCCATCGCCGTCGTCATTGCCTTCATAG TGTTGCAGATTCTGTACCTACCCGTAGCGTCTCTCGGCTACCTGGAGTTCGGTGACAGCGTCACGGTCAACATCCTTCTGTCGGTGCGCGGGATCTCGGTGAAGGTGATTGCCGTCCTTATGCTGATCAACAACGCCTTCACCTACATCATCATCGTCAACCCGCTCTCTCAAAGCTTAGAGGAAGCCGTAGGACTGCCCAGCA CATTTGGGTGGCGGCGATGCGTCATGAGGACGGGCATCGTGGCATGCGGCCTCTTCATCAGTTTGGCTGTCCAGAATTTCGGAAAAGTTCTGAATCTCATCGGCAGCTTCTCTGTCCCAATTTTAACATTCGTCCTGCCGCCTATTTTCTATATGAGGTTATGTGACGCCGAAGAAAACGGGACTTGGCGTACTCG gaAAATTACATTGCCTCATCGGATAGCACTGTGGAGCGTAGTCATCATAGGGCTGATGGCTGGCGCCGCATCTACCTGGGCTGCCATGACGGCGCTCCTGGCGCCGGGAGAGACCTCAGCATCATGCTTCAACTTCTGA